A single Saccopteryx bilineata isolate mSacBil1 chromosome 9, mSacBil1_pri_phased_curated, whole genome shotgun sequence DNA region contains:
- the C9H16orf86 gene encoding uncharacterized protein C16orf86 homolog: MALAGTERRPGAQEETAEEPTQLAEEPSDQALSSEVTVRDVYPLNSWPRCSMRPDSCPVTGNQGLVSAHEACGTQDKDKSPTGPVSEPGLQEEQLMLEEERLKPGVDALEERGPRPMVSAVRSSHGPKRKPVNLPGPSHHAHPRAEAELPQGLLLHRENLEGSPSEPSPSAKQHKKAKKRKSLGTPVLPAVASTVSAPSETLGLERKAQRLRPLYQYINYCNPELNQAEEEDRETEAEAEAELELTLVPEEACVEQLPASLRGVGELGSGLTLPCPNTFMSPTYALVPLGEEAGEQSGDLYSVGDSSLKTEMDKSAQVDIHKMLSVCAAPLVPPLSPQYK; this comes from the exons ATGGCCttggcagggacagagaggagaccAGGAGCCCAAGAGGAGACTGCCGAGGAGCCTACACAGCTCGCAGAGGAGCCCAGTGACCAGGCTCTAAGCTCTGAGGTGACAGTCAGGGATGTCTACCCTCTAAACTCTTGGCCTAGGTGCTCTATGAGGCCCGATTCT TGTCCAGTGACAGGAAACCAGGGCCTGGTGTCAGCCCATGAAGCCTGTGGGACCCAGGATAAAGACAAGAGTCCAACAGGACCAGTCTCAGAGCCAGGGCTCCAGGAGGAACAACTCATGCTGGAGGAAGAAAGGCTCAAGCCAGGGGTGGACGCACTAGAGGAGAGAGGCCCCAGGCCTATGGTTTCCGCTGTGAGGTCCAGTCATGGTCCGAAGAGGAAGCCGGTCAA cctcccagggccTAGCCACCATGCCCATCCTAGGGCTGAAGCTGAGCTGCCCCAGGGGCTGCTGCTGCACAGGGAGAACCTGGAGGGGAGCCCGAGTGAGCCCTCGCCATCTGCCAAACAGCACAAAAAAGCCAAGAAACGCAAGAGTCTGGGGACCCCAGTGCTCCCAGCTGTGGCCAGCACAGTGTCTGCACCCTCAGAGACCTTGGGGCTAGAGC GAAAGGCTCAGCGCCTACGGCCCCTGTACCAGTACATCAACTATTGCAACCCTGAGCTaaaccaggcagaggaagaggataGGGAGACTGAGGCCGAAGCAGAAGCTGAGTTGGAGCTGACGCTGGTCCCCGAGGAGGCATGTGTGGAGCAGCTGCCGGCCTCACTGCGCGGGGTGGGTGAGCTGGGCTCTGGCCTCACTCTGCCCTGCCCCAATACGTTCATGTCTCCCACCTATGCTCTGGTTCCCCTtggagaggaggctggagagCAGTCTGGGGATTTGTACAGCGTGGGGGACAGCAGCCTCAAGACTGAGATGGATAAGTCAGCTCAGGTGGACATACACAAGATGCTAAGTGTCTGTGCTGCCCCTCTTGTACCTCCACTCTCTCCTCAGTACAAGTGA